TGCTTCTGTTGCCAGCCGTAGTCCCATGCGGTTGTTAAACGGAAATAAAATCTGTACAATCGAATTGACACAATTGGTtgatttatagttataaaaaacaGACTTCATAATTAGAACTGAGCATATTAATGAGGTTCCTATGTACgtgacattttttatgttatggacaggcgaacgagcaaatgggatacctgatggtgagtgatcaccaccgcccatagatattgacgaTGAAAGaaataaccatttcttacattgccaatgcgccaccaaccttgggaactgagatgttatgttccttgtggctgttacactgattcacttatccttcaaaccggaatgcaacaataccaagtattgctgcttatggtagaatatctgatgagtgggtagtacccacctagacgggcttgcacaaagccctaccaccaggtaaacGTTCAAATTTTTCTTTCGGTAATAAATATGGGTTATCGTTTGAGGATAAGATGTGTTTAGCTTATTCCACTTCAATGTTTTTCTTAACCGCCGAGTGcgtgttgaattataaacacaacatATGCAAATTCTTTGGTGCTTGCCCAATTGtgcttcggttaagatttacgtattGTAACCACTGTTTCACTACCTCCCCCCTGTCACTGGGCTATCTTGGATTCTGATgtgatttatttaacttttatcgaTATTCTAgctcatttttatttcatgcgaatttctatatttattatacataaaaaaactttactaaataaatactttgcGTTTTTAAcgaaaagataaaattataactattgtTGATATACGTACTTGTCCTCGGGAGCTTTCTTATTCCTTGCCTTAAGATATTGTTGAGCTGCGCCTTTTTCAGTGCATCCATATAAAAGGTTTTGTATATCTGGCTCTATCGGTTTCATCAGACTATCATCTTCCGATGCTATAACATCATGGGAAGGAACAGGCTGCGGTTTTGCGACTGGTTCATcgtaaatcttttatattaaaattaatataaatatacatattaaagaaaaaacactAAATACTTAAATAGTTTTACCTAAAGCTAAGACtttagtaattatttgttgGTACATTAGGGAAGGTAGATTCATCATGTTTTTATGTTATGGGCAAGTGGACGAGCAAAAGGGACACCTGatgaagtggtcaccaccgcgtatagacattggcaatgtaagaaataataaccattccttacatgaccaatgcgccaccaaccttggctaTTGACATGTTATTTTCCTTGTaaagaacgcaacaatactaagtatcgctgCTTAGcgcagaatatatgatgagtaggttgtacccacccagacgggcctgcacaaagccctaccaccaggaatatgtatctaaatataatttaacgctAGGCTAGTACCTGTAGTAGTTTCTCTGCGAGTGCAATTGACACGTCTATTTCCCGCGCTCGTCTTTCTTTAGCAGCTAATAATGCCGGCATTAAGTTTTTTTGATACCAAATTCTATCTCGTCTTTTTGATTTCTGCCAGGCATCTGCGTAAAATGCGTGAGACATTCTGTTGTGTGAATATTTTTCCGTTACTGTTACTAAAATTTTGTTTGTACTCTAAAATTGCTAACAATCTACAAATCTTAAAAAAGCTAGATTGACATTCAAATAACAGTCAAAATTAAGCGATCATATCAGGGTAATAAGAAGCAACCTTTTTGATACGATCGTTAGtcgttaaaatatgtatgttaatatattgcATGTTTTTCAAATATGCGGACGTAATCGGAAAACAGACTCGGTCCAGGTTATTTCAAAGCGAAAGCTGCCAAAATTGTGAAAGACAAAAATCTCATAAGAGCGATTTGTAGATCTCCAAATCGGTCGTGAGATCTTATATGCATAAATGACAAGGGCATAGCTACCGCCGTAACTGGTTCCCATGTAAGCAAAAattcgtaaaatgttatttaaaatcaaactcGAACTCTAAGGCCGTTTGCTAAATTTCCCGGGAAAAATAGCTTAACTCGTTGACGGTCAAGGCGCTAAATTGCGTGCCCGGGGGGGGCGGGGGGCGGTGCTTATTGGCCACCGGATGTGTCGTAAATAtggttaatttttatacattttatatttacaaaatgacATTCTTATaggctataatatataaaaaaaatattttttatattattattattaatatttttaaattagcatCGGTTTGGTTCAGTGCTTaatatgttattgaaataaaacaatataaaaaaaaacagaaaacaaaGTATATCAATGTATCACGAACGAAGGCCGCAGTTAGCAAGAAGGACCtagtaataaattttgatacatCAAGGGCAAACTACGCGCCTAATAAATGGGTATTGGTACCTATATCTGTT
This genomic stretch from Nymphalis io chromosome 17, ilAglIoxx1.1, whole genome shotgun sequence harbors:
- the LOC126774884 gene encoding uncharacterized protein LOC126774884; its protein translation is MSHAFYADAWQKSKRRDRIWYQKNLMPALLAAKERRAREIDVSIALAEKLLQIYDEPVAKPQPVPSHDVIASEDDSLMKPIEPDIQNLLYGCTEKGAAQQYLKARNKKAPEDKFYFRLTTAWDYGWQQKHSRLKPRDMNRGRCAILRDTFYRKSNLAPDPPHYSSPAGGEFSICSEYSCSAN